Proteins encoded in a region of the Quercus lobata isolate SW786 chromosome 8, ValleyOak3.0 Primary Assembly, whole genome shotgun sequence genome:
- the LOC115957382 gene encoding pentatricopeptide repeat-containing protein At3g56030, mitochondrial-like, which produces MSLFRKLPHKPHNSLSILSITNRFFKTLNPEPFPDVPTSAYYDDLVISAGRDRDFDTLRHLLNKRVKDGCFNTTNTFKFITNNDVPALSVLLDELTTNTLARLDKGFARKSAYDSLVARLCKLNQIDGALRVIETMASGEYGLNACTFHPVLNVLTKKKEMERAWRVVEMMREFQIPPDLTAYNYFLMAYCFNGDVNSAADLLTKMVQAGVSADTRTYDALVLGACKAGKVEGALVILRSMVDDGVPMLLSTHMYVIRALLGMGYNAQAVKFVRCFAGKDTWLDKNNFGCLASRFIELQRFDEAKLVVEEMKKRELEMGEKLKDFYQINCKDQNFKINK; this is translated from the coding sequence ATGTCACTTTTCCGAAAACTCCCACACAAACCCCATAATTCCCTCTCTATCCTCTCCATCACCAACCGATTCTTCAAAACCTTAAACCCTGAGCCATTTCCTGATGTACCCACATCGGCCTATTACGACGACCTTGTCATCTCCGCTGGCCGTGACAGAGACTTCGACACGCTCCGCCACCTCCTCAACAAGCGCGTGAAGGACGGTTGCTTCAACACCACCAACACCTTCAAATTCATCACCAACAATGACGTGCCCGCTCTGTCCGTACTGCTCGACGAGCTCACAACAAATACACTCGCTCGCCTCGACAAGGGTTTCGCGCGGAAGAGCGCGTACGATTCACTCGTCGCGCGTCTTTGCAAGCTGAATCAGATCGACGGGGCGCTGCGCGTGATCGAGACGATGGCGAGTGGGGAGTACGGTTTGAACGCGTGTACTTTTCACCCCGTTCTCAACGTTCTGACCAAGAAGAAGGAAATGGAACGCGCGTGGCGCGTGGTGGAGATGATGAGAGAGTTTCAGATCCCGCCAGATCTGACGGCTTATAATTACTTTCTGATGGCTTATTGTTTCAACGGTGATGTGAATTCGGCGGCTGATTTGCTGACTAAAATGGTTCAGGCAGGAGTTAGTGCGGACACGCGCACGTACGACGCGCTGGTTTTGGGCGCGTGTAAGGCGGGAAAGGTTGAAGGGGCTTTGGTGATACTGAGAAGCATGGTTGATGATGGAGTGCCGATGCTATTGTCTACGCACATGTATGTGATAAGAGCTCTGTTGGGGATGGGCTATAATGCACAGGCTGTGAAGTTTGTGAGATGTTTTGCTGGAAAGGACACGTGGCTTGACAAGAATAACTTTGGGTGTTTGGCTAGCAGGTTCATCGAGTTGCAGAGGTTTGATGAGGCTAAGTTGGTGGTGGAGGAAATGAAGAAAAGGGAATTGGAGATGGGTGAAAAATTGAAGGATTTTTACCAAATTAATTGTAaagatcaaaattttaaaataaataaataa